In the Moraxella osloensis genome, one interval contains:
- a CDS encoding 2-oxoglutarate dehydrogenase E1 component translates to MANQNQTSVSSAQFTELSADNAVYLESLYEQYLQDPQSVDEKYIPYFAQFAKEDDKNALHHTIQDQFLLLARNTTAHKVTGQSAVGAVSPSEIREFADNQMGVQKLITSYRRRGHRIANLDPLGLMPRPEVEELTLAYYGLSEADLDTVYPVSDLNIGKDKATLREIIQVLERVYCSSIGAEYFHVTTAKEKRWIEKYLEQNLGYVKFDNEKRKSILERLTAAEGLEKYLARKYTGVKRFGLEGGESFIPMVNEIIQRAGENGTKEMVIGMAHRGRLNLLVNILGKNPKDLFDEFDGKKQPTVGSGDVKYHNGYSSNVMTPGGEAHLALAFNPSHLEIVSPVLIGSVRARQVRRDDKTGDAVLPIVVHGDAAFAGQGVNQETFQMSQTRAYSTGGTLHIIINNQVGFTTSRLEDARSTEYCTDIAKMVHAPIFHVNGDDPEAVVFMAQLAHDYRRTFHKDIVIDMYCYRRNGHNEADEPSATQPLMYSVIKKLPSTRELFANKLVAEGVISKAEAVAFEDEYRESLDKGEYVASALVREPNKTLYVDWTPYIGHKLEDNWDTSVDINKLKAYGEKMAQMPEGYELQRQVQKVVEQRKAMQTGQEPLNWGAAETLAYASLVEEGYPVRITGEDVGRGTFSHRHSEIFNMKDGSMYVPLANMSPNQARFDTFNSLLSEEAVLAFEYGYATTVPNALVIWEAQFGDFVNGAQVVIDQFISSGETKWQRLCGLTMLLPHGYEGQGPEHSSARLERFLQLCAEDNMQVMTPTTPAQIFHVLRRQVVRPARKPLIVMSPKSLLRHKLAVSTLEELAQGQFQTVIPEIDQLDNNQVTRLVLCGGKVYYDLLEKRRELGLNHVAIVRIEQLYPLPEARILEEVAKYPNLEGIVWTQEEPRNQGAWYYLAPHLFRLIAPPKPATRPTKAYLLEPVARPSSAAPAAGSMQMHVAQQQKVINEALGLPKNEDSTEDKLEAKAEIAEKQATD, encoded by the coding sequence ATGGCTAATCAAAACCAAACTTCTGTCTCATCTGCTCAGTTTACCGAACTGTCAGCAGATAACGCAGTCTATCTTGAATCACTCTATGAACAGTATCTTCAAGATCCACAAAGCGTTGATGAAAAATACATTCCTTACTTTGCGCAGTTTGCCAAAGAGGATGATAAAAACGCCCTTCACCATACTATCCAAGACCAATTTTTGCTATTAGCTCGCAACACCACTGCCCACAAAGTTACCGGTCAATCAGCGGTAGGCGCCGTCAGTCCTTCTGAAATTCGTGAATTTGCGGACAACCAAATGGGCGTGCAAAAACTGATTACCAGTTATCGCCGTCGTGGTCATCGTATTGCTAATCTAGATCCCCTAGGACTGATGCCACGTCCAGAAGTTGAAGAATTGACTTTAGCTTATTATGGTCTATCTGAAGCGGATTTAGACACCGTCTACCCTGTCAGCGACCTAAATATCGGTAAAGACAAAGCCACACTGCGTGAAATCATTCAAGTGTTAGAGCGAGTTTATTGTAGCAGCATCGGTGCAGAATATTTCCATGTGACCACCGCCAAAGAGAAACGCTGGATTGAAAAATACCTAGAGCAAAATCTTGGCTATGTCAAATTTGACAACGAAAAACGTAAATCTATCCTTGAGCGTTTGACAGCAGCGGAAGGATTAGAAAAATACTTAGCGCGTAAATACACCGGTGTGAAACGTTTTGGTCTTGAGGGTGGTGAAAGCTTTATCCCGATGGTCAATGAGATAATTCAGCGTGCGGGTGAAAACGGTACCAAAGAAATGGTTATCGGTATGGCGCACCGTGGACGTTTAAACTTATTAGTGAATATTTTGGGTAAAAACCCTAAAGATTTGTTTGATGAGTTTGATGGTAAAAAACAACCGACCGTGGGTTCAGGTGACGTAAAATACCACAATGGTTATTCATCTAACGTAATGACACCGGGCGGCGAAGCACACTTGGCCTTGGCATTTAACCCCTCGCATCTTGAGATTGTATCGCCTGTATTGATTGGATCAGTGCGTGCCCGCCAAGTACGCCGTGATGATAAAACCGGTGATGCCGTTTTGCCAATCGTGGTACACGGTGACGCCGCGTTCGCTGGTCAAGGTGTCAACCAAGAAACTTTCCAAATGTCACAAACCCGTGCGTATTCAACAGGTGGTACGCTGCATATTATTATCAATAACCAAGTCGGTTTTACCACCAGCCGCTTAGAAGATGCGCGTTCAACTGAATATTGTACCGACATCGCCAAGATGGTACACGCACCGATTTTTCATGTAAACGGTGACGATCCAGAAGCCGTGGTATTTATGGCACAGCTTGCCCACGACTATCGCCGAACTTTCCATAAAGATATCGTGATTGATATGTACTGTTACCGTCGTAACGGTCACAATGAAGCGGATGAACCTTCAGCCACTCAGCCACTGATGTATTCGGTCATCAAAAAACTACCAAGCACTCGTGAGTTATTTGCCAATAAATTGGTTGCCGAAGGCGTCATTAGCAAAGCAGAAGCTGTGGCATTTGAAGACGAGTACCGTGAGTCACTCGATAAAGGCGAATATGTTGCTAGCGCACTCGTGCGTGAGCCAAATAAAACGCTTTATGTAGATTGGACACCTTATATTGGGCATAAGCTTGAAGACAATTGGGATACGAGCGTTGATATCAATAAATTAAAAGCTTATGGTGAAAAAATGGCGCAAATGCCGGAAGGCTATGAGCTACAACGCCAAGTGCAAAAAGTGGTTGAACAGCGCAAAGCCATGCAAACCGGTCAAGAGCCATTGAACTGGGGTGCAGCAGAAACCTTGGCTTATGCGTCACTGGTCGAAGAAGGCTATCCTGTCCGTATTACCGGTGAAGACGTGGGTCGTGGTACTTTCTCACATCGCCATTCAGAAATTTTCAACATGAAAGACGGCAGTATGTATGTACCACTTGCCAACATGAGCCCTAACCAAGCACGCTTTGACACCTTTAACTCATTGTTGTCAGAAGAAGCAGTGTTGGCGTTTGAATATGGTTACGCAACGACAGTACCCAATGCGCTAGTGATCTGGGAGGCGCAGTTTGGTGACTTTGTCAATGGGGCACAAGTAGTTATTGACCAATTTATTTCATCAGGTGAAACCAAATGGCAACGTCTATGTGGTTTGACCATGCTGTTACCACACGGCTATGAAGGTCAAGGTCCTGAGCACTCATCAGCGCGCCTAGAGCGTTTTTTGCAGCTATGTGCCGAAGACAACATGCAAGTGATGACCCCAACTACACCTGCACAGATTTTCCATGTCCTGCGTCGTCAAGTGGTTCGCCCAGCGCGTAAACCGCTGATTGTGATGTCACCAAAATCACTGCTACGTCATAAATTGGCAGTGTCAACGCTTGAAGAGCTTGCGCAAGGTCAGTTCCAAACCGTGATTCCAGAGATTGACCAACTTGATAATAACCAAGTGACGCGTTTAGTGTTGTGTGGCGGTAAAGTATATTATGACTTGCTTGAAAAACGTCGTGAATTGGGTCTCAACCATGTGGCGATTGTACGTATCGAGCAGCTTTATCCATTACCTGAAGCGCGTATTTTGGAAGAAGTGGCGAAATATCCAAACCTTGAAGGCATTGTTTGGACACAAGAAGAGCCACGTAACCAAGGCGCTTGGTACTATTTAGCACCGCACTTATTCCGTTTGATTGCACCGCCAAAACCAGCGACTCGTCCGACCAAAGCCTACTTGCTTGAGCCAGTGGCTCGCCCTTCATCGGCGGCACCTGCGGCAGGTTCGATGCAAATGCACGTTGCTCAACAACAAAAAGTTATTAACGAAGCATTGGGTTTGCCAAAAAATGAAGATTCGACCGAAGACAAGCTAGAAGCTAAAGCGGAAATCGCAGAAAAACAAGCGACTGACTAA
- the sdhA gene encoding succinate dehydrogenase flavoprotein subunit → MKAMATKQDNTISNIQTLTFDAVIVGGGGSGMRASLQLARGGMNVAVLTKVFPTRSHTVAAQGGIGASLGNMSDDNWHFHFYDTIKGSDWLGDQDAIEYMCREAPKVVYELEHMGMPFDRNADGTIYQRPFGGHTANYGEKAVQRACAAADRTGHALLHTLYQKNLEQGTEFFIEWIALDLVKDSKGDINGVIALEQETGRVAVFQAKTTVLATGGAGRIFAASTNAFINTGDGLGMAVRAGIPLQDMEFWQFHPTGVAGAGVLLTEGCRGEGALLRNKDGEAFMERYAPTLKDLAPRDFVSRSMDQEIKEGRGCGPQGDYVVLDMTHLGVDTIMKRLPSVYEIGKNFANVDITKEPIPVVPTIHYQMGGIPTNIHGQVVMPDLEAGTDAEGLYAQQKIVKGLYAIGECSCVSVHGANRLGTNSLLDLVVFGRAAGQHIIDEFHAADRHDYEPLSPRVLDKTLARLNVLQQSTQGLNAQDVADEIRRTMQQHAGVFRTQASMNEGVQKILALESQVNSIHLADKSQVFNTARIEALEVANLYEVAKATMISASLRQECRGAHTVVDYERAADDAYAPLGRNDHEWMKHTLWFSEGNRVIYKPVRKSPLTVDYVEPKVRTF, encoded by the coding sequence ATTAAAGCAATGGCAACAAAACAAGACAACACCATTAGCAATATTCAAACCTTAACCTTCGATGCGGTTATCGTTGGCGGCGGTGGCTCTGGTATGCGTGCGTCGCTACAATTGGCGCGTGGCGGTATGAATGTTGCGGTACTAACCAAAGTGTTCCCAACGCGTTCTCACACGGTTGCTGCGCAAGGTGGTATTGGCGCAAGTTTGGGTAACATGAGTGATGATAACTGGCACTTTCACTTTTATGATACCATCAAAGGGTCTGACTGGTTAGGTGACCAAGACGCCATCGAGTACATGTGCCGTGAAGCACCAAAAGTGGTATACGAACTTGAGCATATGGGCATGCCATTTGACCGTAACGCAGATGGTACGATTTATCAACGTCCATTTGGCGGTCATACTGCCAACTATGGTGAAAAAGCGGTGCAACGTGCGTGTGCGGCAGCTGACCGTACAGGTCATGCGTTATTGCATACGCTATATCAAAAAAATCTTGAGCAAGGCACAGAGTTTTTTATCGAGTGGATTGCGCTAGATTTGGTCAAAGATAGCAAGGGCGACATTAACGGCGTTATCGCGCTGGAGCAAGAAACAGGTCGTGTTGCGGTATTCCAAGCAAAAACAACTGTGCTAGCAACGGGGGGTGCAGGTCGTATTTTCGCTGCGTCTACTAATGCCTTTATTAACACCGGTGACGGTCTAGGTATGGCAGTGCGTGCGGGTATTCCACTACAAGATATGGAATTTTGGCAATTTCACCCAACAGGTGTCGCAGGTGCGGGTGTATTATTGACCGAAGGTTGTCGAGGTGAAGGTGCGTTACTTCGCAATAAAGATGGCGAAGCCTTTATGGAGCGTTATGCACCAACCCTAAAAGATTTGGCACCGCGTGACTTTGTATCACGTTCAATGGACCAAGAGATCAAAGAAGGTCGTGGTTGTGGTCCACAGGGCGATTACGTGGTACTTGATATGACGCACCTAGGTGTGGATACCATCATGAAGCGTTTACCATCGGTTTATGAAATTGGTAAAAACTTCGCGAACGTTGACATTACCAAAGAGCCAATCCCAGTTGTACCGACTATCCATTACCAAATGGGCGGTATCCCAACCAATATTCATGGTCAGGTTGTTATGCCAGATCTTGAGGCAGGTACGGATGCGGAAGGTTTATACGCCCAGCAAAAAATAGTGAAAGGCTTATATGCGATTGGTGAATGTTCATGTGTATCGGTGCACGGTGCCAACCGTCTAGGTACAAACTCACTACTCGACTTGGTAGTATTTGGTCGTGCAGCGGGTCAACATATCATCGATGAGTTCCATGCCGCTGACCGTCATGACTATGAGCCGCTATCACCGCGTGTTCTTGACAAAACTTTGGCGCGTCTGAATGTGTTACAGCAATCTACGCAAGGTCTCAATGCGCAAGATGTGGCTGACGAAATCCGTCGTACCATGCAGCAACATGCGGGTGTTTTCCGTACCCAAGCGTCAATGAATGAAGGCGTACAAAAAATCTTGGCACTTGAAAGCCAGGTTAATAGTATTCACCTAGCTGATAAATCACAAGTGTTTAATACCGCACGTATTGAAGCGCTTGAAGTGGCGAATCTCTATGAAGTTGCCAAAGCGACGATGATTTCAGCTTCCCTGCGTCAAGAATGTCGTGGCGCGCACACCGTCGTTGACTACGAACGTGCGGCAGATGATGCGTATGCCCCGCTTGGTCGTAATGACCACGAATGGATGAAACATACCCTTTGGTTCTCTGAAGGTAACCGTGTTATCTACAAACCGGTTCGCAAAAGCCCACTGACTGTAGACTATGTTGAGCCAAAAGTGCGTACATTCTAA
- the sdhC gene encoding succinate dehydrogenase, cytochrome b556 subunit, protein MPAVKSNRPIDLPLSQVINVNSKNPIALASITHRVSGVVLFLLIPVMLWIFQTSLASAEGFADIFTNPLVKFLAWIFVAALGYHFVMGFKHLFADMGMNEELNSGRTATFIGFVLAALWVVGSFVWVMF, encoded by the coding sequence ATGCCCGCTGTGAAAAGCAACCGACCGATTGACCTTCCTTTAAGCCAAGTAATTAATGTTAATTCAAAAAACCCAATTGCTTTGGCTTCAATTACCCACCGTGTTTCTGGTGTGGTGCTATTTCTCTTAATTCCTGTGATGTTATGGATTTTTCAAACGTCGCTTGCCAGTGCTGAAGGCTTTGCAGATATTTTCACCAATCCATTGGTGAAGTTTTTGGCTTGGATTTTTGTGGCTGCATTAGGCTACCATTTTGTGATGGGTTTTAAACATTTATTTGCCGACATGGGCATGAATGAAGAATTAAACAGTGGTCGCACTGCGACATTCATTGGCTTTGTACTTGCAGCGCTTTGGGTTGTGGGTTCATTTGTATGGGTGATGTTCTAA
- the sdhD gene encoding succinate dehydrogenase, hydrophobic membrane anchor protein has translation MKSATGLTGSGSRDWVVQRISAVVLAVYSLVMLGWFLTHQPTFELWQGFMLSLPMRLFTLLMILALVGHAWVGMWTVLTDYVKSNGLRFVLQSAMILAVLVYLFWGVMIFF, from the coding sequence ATGAAAAGTGCAACAGGTTTAACAGGCTCAGGCTCTCGCGATTGGGTGGTACAACGTATTAGTGCGGTTGTATTGGCAGTTTATTCATTGGTGATGTTGGGCTGGTTCTTAACCCACCAACCAACCTTTGAATTATGGCAAGGCTTTATGCTAAGCCTACCGATGCGCTTATTTACACTATTGATGATACTAGCATTAGTGGGTCATGCGTGGGTAGGGATGTGGACTGTATTAACAGACTACGTTAAGTCAAATGGTTTACGTTTTGTGCTGCAATCTGCCATGATTCTTGCAGTCCTGGTTTATTTATTTTGGGGCGTGATGATTTTCTTCTAA
- the nfuA gene encoding Fe-S biogenesis protein NfuA translates to MSDTAKTTNIKITDSAQGYLTELLAKQNTDGIGVRIFVEHPGTPRAECCMSYSQPNEHNPDDLKLDYDTFTAYIDTPSIPYLEDAVIDYNKDRFGGQLTFRAPNSKVPKLGENASLEERINYVLSSEINPNLAAHGGNVQLVDLVHEEGVGITAVLKFGGGCQGCSAVDMTLKQGVEVSLKQQIPELTQVIDETDHTYTANAFYK, encoded by the coding sequence ATGAGCGATACAGCAAAAACCACAAATATCAAAATTACCGATTCAGCGCAAGGCTATCTGACTGAGTTGTTGGCAAAACAAAATACTGACGGCATCGGCGTGCGTATTTTTGTTGAACATCCAGGCACGCCGCGAGCAGAATGCTGTATGTCATATAGCCAGCCAAATGAACACAATCCTGACGATTTAAAATTGGATTATGATACATTCACCGCTTATATAGACACCCCATCTATTCCTTATCTTGAAGATGCAGTGATTGATTACAATAAAGACCGTTTTGGTGGGCAATTGACATTTCGTGCGCCCAACTCAAAAGTGCCAAAACTGGGTGAAAATGCGAGCCTAGAGGAGCGTATCAATTACGTGTTGTCTTCAGAAATCAATCCAAATCTAGCGGCGCATGGGGGTAACGTGCAATTGGTGGATTTGGTACATGAAGAAGGGGTTGGTATCACCGCCGTGCTCAAATTTGGCGGCGGCTGTCAGGGCTGCTCTGCAGTTGATATGACGCTAAAACAAGGGGTTGAAGTTTCGCTAAAACAGCAAATACCAGAATTGACCCAAGTGATTGATGAGACTGACCATACTTATACTGCCAATGCGTTTTATAAGTAA
- a CDS encoding succinate dehydrogenase iron-sulfur subunit, with amino-acid sequence MSRGTRTIEIFRYDPDKDAAPRMQTYQIELLDSDRMLLDVLVRLKKMDETISFRRSCREGICGSDGMNINGKNGLSCLINMNTLPQKITLRPLPGLPVVRDLVVDMNQFYEQYEKVHPYLINDQPAPPTERLQSPEDREKLNGLYECILCACCSTSCPSFWWNPDKFLGPSALLNGYRFVADSRDTSTQERLARLDDPFSLFRCRGIMNCVSVCPKGLNPTKAIGHLRNMLLDQAG; translated from the coding sequence ATGAGCAGAGGTACTCGCACCATCGAGATTTTCCGCTACGATCCAGATAAAGACGCAGCACCCCGTATGCAGACATACCAAATTGAGCTTTTAGACTCTGACCGTATGTTATTAGACGTACTTGTCCGTTTGAAAAAAATGGACGAAACCATCAGTTTCCGCCGTTCGTGCCGTGAAGGTATTTGTGGCTCTGACGGTATGAACATCAATGGTAAAAACGGTCTATCATGTCTTATCAACATGAACACGCTGCCACAAAAAATTACTTTACGTCCGCTACCTGGTTTACCTGTCGTGCGCGACTTAGTGGTAGATATGAACCAATTCTATGAGCAGTATGAAAAAGTTCATCCGTACTTGATTAATGACCAGCCAGCGCCACCGACTGAACGTCTACAATCACCTGAAGACCGCGAAAAGTTAAACGGTCTATATGAATGTATTCTATGTGCGTGTTGTTCAACCAGCTGCCCATCATTCTGGTGGAACCCAGACAAGTTCTTAGGTCCATCTGCGTTGTTGAATGGCTACCGCTTTGTGGCAGATAGCCGTGATACTAGCACTCAGGAGCGTTTAGCACGTTTAGATGACCCATTTAGCTTGTTCCGTTGCCGTGGCATCATGAACTGTGTGTCGGTTTGTCCAAAAGGCTTGAATCCTACCAAAGCGATTGGTCACTTACGTAACATGCTTTTAGATCAAGCAGGTTAG
- the odhB gene encoding 2-oxoglutarate dehydrogenase complex dihydrolipoyllysine-residue succinyltransferase yields the protein MSEIKVPVFPESVADGTIVAWNFNEGDQVSRDAVLCEIETDKVVMEVVAQADGVLSKILKQVDDTVLSAEVIGELTEGATAAAPASQPAETQAPAAQAEAAPQQAPTAQATSEADYKDQSPAVRKAANTTGVNPAEVEGSGRGGRVTKEDMANPTLKANNAIKADNGQVVANAVGQRADKRVPMTRLRARVAERLLAATQETAMLTTFNEVNMKPIMDLRGEFKERFEKRHGVKLGFMSLFVKAATEALKRFPAVNASIDGSDIVYHGYYDVGVAVSSDRGLVVPVLRDTDQMGMADIERAIGNYASKAREGKLGIEDMTGGTFTITNGGVFGSLMSTPIINPPQTAILGMHATKERPMAVNGEVVILPMMYLALSYDHRLIDGKEAVQFLVTIKELVENPAMLLLDL from the coding sequence ATGAGTGAGATTAAAGTCCCCGTATTCCCAGAGTCTGTTGCTGACGGTACAATTGTTGCTTGGAATTTTAATGAAGGCGACCAAGTAAGCCGTGATGCTGTATTGTGTGAAATCGAAACCGATAAAGTTGTGATGGAAGTGGTGGCACAAGCTGACGGCGTGCTTAGCAAAATTCTTAAACAAGTTGATGACACAGTGCTTTCTGCTGAAGTCATCGGTGAGCTGACTGAAGGCGCAACCGCGGCTGCACCAGCAAGCCAACCTGCTGAAACCCAAGCACCGGCTGCCCAAGCTGAAGCCGCACCACAACAAGCGCCTACCGCTCAGGCGACTTCTGAAGCAGATTATAAAGACCAAAGCCCAGCGGTTCGTAAAGCCGCGAATACCACAGGCGTCAATCCTGCAGAGGTTGAAGGTTCAGGCCGTGGCGGCCGTGTGACCAAAGAAGACATGGCAAACCCAACCTTAAAAGCCAACAATGCAATTAAAGCAGACAACGGTCAAGTGGTTGCCAATGCTGTCGGTCAACGTGCAGACAAACGTGTGCCAATGACGCGTTTACGCGCCCGTGTTGCTGAGCGTCTGTTAGCCGCTACCCAAGAAACTGCGATGTTGACCACGTTTAACGAAGTGAACATGAAACCTATCATGGACTTACGTGGTGAGTTCAAAGAGCGTTTTGAAAAACGTCACGGTGTAAAACTAGGCTTCATGTCATTGTTTGTAAAAGCCGCTACTGAAGCGTTAAAACGTTTCCCAGCGGTAAATGCCTCTATTGATGGCAGCGATATCGTTTATCATGGTTATTATGATGTGGGTGTTGCGGTATCTAGCGACCGTGGTCTTGTGGTGCCGGTATTACGTGACACTGACCAAATGGGTATGGCAGATATCGAACGTGCGATTGGTAACTATGCATCAAAAGCGCGTGAAGGTAAATTAGGCATTGAAGACATGACGGGTGGCACTTTCACCATTACCAATGGTGGTGTATTTGGCTCATTGATGTCAACCCCAATCATCAATCCACCACAAACAGCGATTTTGGGTATGCATGCTACAAAAGAACGCCCAATGGCGGTTAATGGCGAAGTGGTAATTCTACCTATGATGTACTTGGCATTGTCGTATGACCATCGTTTAATCGACGGTAAAGAAGCCGTACAATTCTTGGTCACTATCAAAGAATTGGTTGAAAACCCAGCGATGCTACTTCTCGATTTATAA
- the gltA gene encoding citrate synthase, whose product MSEKDNIATLHVNGQDYELPIIEGTLGDPVLDIKAVPQAGFWTYDPGFMSTASTESKITFIDGDKGILLHRGYPIDQLADKAEYLEVAYALIHGELPNAEQKADFYEKVRKHSMVNDQLRRFFEGFRRDAHPMAIMVGVMGALSAFYHNNLDVSKQDHREITAIRLIAKVPTIAAMCYKYSNGQPFMYPRNDLNYAENFLHMMFATPADVNYKVNPILAKAMDKIFTLHADHEQNASTSTVRLAGSTGANPYACIAAGIAALWGPAHGGANEAVLKMLDEIGSVDNVDEFMEKVKRKEVKLMGFGHRVYKNFDPRAKVMKETCDEVLGELGIKDPQLELAMRLEQIALSDPYFKERNLYPNVDFYSGIILKAIGIPTSMFTVIFALARTSGWISHWLEMHSAPYKIGRPRQLYTGYTQRDFVAVDDRK is encoded by the coding sequence ATGTCAGAGAAAGACAATATTGCAACCTTGCACGTCAATGGCCAGGACTATGAGCTTCCTATCATTGAAGGAACATTAGGCGATCCTGTACTCGATATTAAGGCAGTACCCCAAGCTGGTTTTTGGACATACGATCCAGGTTTCATGTCAACCGCTTCCACTGAATCAAAAATCACCTTCATTGACGGTGATAAAGGTATCTTATTACACCGTGGTTACCCAATTGACCAATTAGCTGATAAAGCCGAATACTTAGAAGTTGCCTATGCACTCATTCATGGTGAATTACCCAATGCTGAGCAAAAAGCTGACTTCTACGAAAAAGTTCGTAAGCATTCAATGGTGAATGACCAATTACGTCGTTTCTTTGAAGGTTTCCGCCGTGACGCTCATCCGATGGCGATTATGGTCGGTGTGATGGGTGCATTATCTGCGTTCTACCACAACAATCTTGATGTAAGCAAGCAAGACCATCGTGAAATCACTGCGATTCGCTTGATTGCTAAAGTGCCTACCATCGCCGCCATGTGCTACAAATATAGCAATGGTCAGCCATTCATGTATCCGCGTAATGATTTAAACTACGCTGAAAACTTCTTGCACATGATGTTTGCAACCCCAGCGGATGTTAACTATAAAGTCAATCCAATCCTTGCAAAAGCGATGGACAAAATCTTTACCTTACATGCTGACCACGAACAAAATGCCTCGACGTCAACTGTACGTCTAGCAGGTTCTACGGGCGCTAACCCATACGCTTGTATCGCGGCAGGGATTGCGGCTCTTTGGGGACCTGCACACGGTGGTGCCAACGAAGCTGTACTTAAAATGCTCGATGAAATCGGCAGCGTAGACAACGTTGATGAATTCATGGAAAAAGTAAAACGTAAAGAAGTGAAATTGATGGGCTTTGGTCACCGTGTTTATAAAAACTTTGACCCACGCGCCAAAGTGATGAAAGAAACTTGTGACGAAGTATTGGGCGAGCTTGGCATCAAAGATCCACAACTTGAACTTGCGATGAGACTTGAACAAATCGCCTTGAGTGACCCGTACTTTAAAGAGCGCAACCTATATCCAAATGTTGACTTCTACTCAGGTATCATCCTAAAAGCCATCGGTATTCCAACCTCTATGTTTACCGTAATCTTTGCTTTAGCACGTACTTCTGGTTGGATCAGCCACTGGTTAGAAATGCACTCTGCACCTTACAAAATCGGTCGTCCACGTCAGTTATACACTGGCTATACCCAGCGTGATTTTGTGGCTGTTGACGATCGTAAATAA
- the lpdA gene encoding dihydrolipoyl dehydrogenase: protein MKESYDLVIIGGGPGGYEAAIRAGQLGMSVACIEKRINKGEPALGGTCLNVGCIPSKALLDSSHRYEATKHDLADHGITTGEVAIDISKMLSRKDAIVKQLTGGVAALLKGNGADWLQGTGKLLDGKGADKHVEFTPLDGSAPTTITAKNVILASGSVPIDIPVAPIDNEYIVDSTGALDFTEVPARLGVIGGGVIGLELGSVWRRLGSEVVVFEAMPEFLAAADKAVSKEAAKLLKAQGMDIRIDTKVTQAQVENGQVLVSFDAKGQAGQETFDKLIVCVGRRAYKENLLGENSGVELTERGLVAVNDFCQTNLDGVYAIGDLVRGPMLAHKAMEEGMMAVERIHGEKVQVNYDTIISVIYTHPEIAWVGLTEEQAKEQGHEVKTGQFSLAANGRALAAGEAQGFIKVVADAKTDRLLGMHVVSAGAGDIVHQGMIAMEFVSSIEDLQLMTFAHPTISEAVHEAVLSADGRAIHAIQRKRK from the coding sequence ATGAAAGAAAGCTATGATTTGGTAATTATCGGTGGTGGCCCTGGTGGCTACGAAGCAGCTATCCGTGCCGGTCAATTAGGTATGAGCGTGGCTTGTATCGAAAAACGCATTAATAAAGGTGAGCCAGCGTTAGGCGGTACTTGTTTGAACGTCGGTTGTATTCCTTCAAAAGCATTGCTAGACAGCTCACATCGCTATGAAGCAACCAAGCATGACTTAGCCGACCACGGTATCACCACAGGTGAGGTGGCGATTGACATCAGCAAAATGTTAAGTCGTAAAGACGCTATCGTTAAACAATTAACCGGTGGTGTGGCTGCGTTATTAAAAGGTAACGGTGCTGACTGGCTACAAGGTACAGGTAAATTACTTGATGGTAAAGGTGCGGATAAACACGTTGAATTTACTCCATTAGATGGTTCTGCGCCTACTACCATTACCGCTAAAAATGTGATTTTAGCCTCTGGTTCTGTGCCCATTGATATCCCTGTTGCCCCGATTGATAACGAATATATCGTTGATTCAACCGGTGCGTTAGACTTTACCGAAGTGCCTGCGCGTCTAGGCGTCATTGGTGGTGGTGTGATTGGTCTTGAACTGGGTTCGGTATGGCGTCGTTTGGGTAGTGAAGTGGTGGTGTTTGAAGCCATGCCAGAATTTTTGGCAGCGGCAGACAAAGCGGTGAGCAAAGAAGCCGCAAAACTACTAAAAGCCCAAGGCATGGACATCCGTATTGATACCAAAGTCACTCAGGCTCAAGTAGAAAATGGTCAGGTACTTGTATCGTTTGATGCCAAAGGTCAGGCAGGACAAGAAACCTTCGATAAACTCATCGTTTGTGTGGGTCGCCGTGCTTATAAAGAAAACCTACTTGGTGAAAATTCAGGGGTAGAGCTTACTGAACGTGGTCTGGTAGCGGTGAATGACTTCTGTCAAACCAACCTTGATGGCGTCTATGCAATCGGTGACTTGGTGCGTGGTCCAATGCTGGCACACAAAGCGATGGAAGAAGGCATGATGGCAGTTGAACGTATTCATGGTGAAAAAGTTCAAGTCAATTATGACACTATTATTAGCGTGATTTACACACACCCAGAAATTGCATGGGTTGGCTTAACTGAAGAACAAGCCAAAGAGCAAGGTCATGAAGTCAAAACAGGTCAATTCAGCTTAGCCGCCAACGGCCGCGCATTAGCCGCTGGTGAAGCTCAAGGCTTCATCAAAGTGGTTGCCGATGCCAAAACTGACCGTTTACTGGGTATGCATGTCGTATCAGCGGGTGCAGGCGATATCGTTCATCAAGGCATGATTGCGATGGAATTCGTATC